Proteins co-encoded in one Haloarcula pelagica genomic window:
- the thiD gene encoding bifunctional hydroxymethylpyrimidine kinase/phosphomethylpyrimidine kinase, with the protein MTRADAPVTPPVVLTIAGSDSGGGAGIQADLKTIEAGGGFGTSAITSVTAQNTTGVQSQHLLPTAEIDAQIESVLTDFDVAAVKTGMLATGDVIELVAAHAPTLPNLVVDPVMVAASGDRLLDEDAEDAYERLLAEATLVTPNADEAEVLTGRTVDDPAAAEQAGRDIVEMGADAALVKGGHITGDDVVDTLVTGARQESEDGDRTTVFRHDRIETAATHGSGCTLSSAIATRLAHGDGLSAAVTAGIDLLTRAVRYHHDIGEGPGAVHHMVDLRNEANRTETVEAVERIVSACVDRNVSALVPEVGMTVAGATPYAETPDEAAAVEGRITRTRDGVRPNRGVRYGVAGTVGRFLLAAREHDPAVRFAVNCRLDDDVRAALDELAGTVSAYDRDDRPAETEATAWGVERAFTASAETPVAVVDHGEVGVEASATLLAADAETLIGRIETVLDAVEA; encoded by the coding sequence ATGACACGCGCAGACGCACCGGTCACGCCGCCCGTCGTGTTGACGATCGCCGGGAGTGACTCCGGGGGCGGGGCCGGTATCCAGGCCGACCTCAAGACGATCGAGGCCGGGGGCGGGTTCGGGACCAGCGCGATCACCAGCGTCACGGCACAGAACACGACCGGCGTCCAGAGCCAGCACCTGCTGCCGACCGCCGAGATCGACGCACAGATCGAGTCGGTGCTGACCGACTTCGACGTGGCGGCGGTCAAGACCGGGATGCTCGCGACCGGCGACGTGATCGAGCTGGTCGCAGCGCACGCCCCGACCCTGCCGAACCTCGTCGTCGACCCGGTGATGGTCGCCGCCTCGGGCGACCGGCTGCTGGACGAGGACGCGGAGGACGCCTACGAGCGGTTGCTGGCCGAGGCGACCCTGGTCACCCCGAACGCGGACGAGGCCGAGGTCCTGACCGGGCGGACCGTCGACGACCCGGCAGCCGCCGAACAGGCCGGCCGGGACATCGTCGAAATGGGCGCCGACGCCGCGCTGGTCAAGGGCGGCCACATCACTGGCGACGATGTCGTCGACACACTGGTGACCGGAGCCAGACAGGAAAGCGAGGACGGTGACCGGACCACGGTCTTTCGCCACGACCGGATCGAGACGGCGGCGACCCACGGCTCGGGCTGTACGCTCTCGTCGGCCATCGCGACCCGACTGGCCCACGGCGACGGGCTGTCGGCGGCGGTGACGGCCGGTATCGACCTCCTGACGCGGGCGGTCCGGTACCACCACGACATCGGCGAGGGACCCGGTGCCGTCCACCACATGGTCGACCTCCGCAACGAGGCGAACCGGACCGAGACTGTCGAAGCCGTCGAGCGGATCGTCTCGGCGTGTGTCGACCGGAACGTCTCGGCGCTGGTCCCCGAGGTCGGGATGACCGTCGCCGGCGCGACCCCCTACGCAGAGACGCCCGACGAGGCCGCCGCCGTCGAGGGCCGCATCACCCGGACGCGGGACGGCGTCCGGCCAAACCGTGGCGTCCGCTACGGCGTCGCCGGGACGGTCGGCCGGTTCCTGCTTGCCGCCCGCGAACACGACCCGGCCGTCCGCTTCGCCGTCAACTGCCGGCTGGACGACGACGTGCGGGCGGCGCTCGACGAGCTGGCCGGTACCGTCTCGGCGTACGACCGGGACGACCGACCGGCCGAGACGGAAGCGACCGCCTGGGGCGTCGAGCGGGCCTTCACAGCGAGCGCCGAGACGCCCGTCGCCGTCGTCGATCACGGCGAGGTCGGTGTCGAAGCGAGCGCGACGCTGCTCGCTGCCGACGCGGAGACACTGATCGGACGGATCGAGACGGTGCTCGACGCCGTCGAGGCGTAG
- a CDS encoding DUF7331 family protein, with protein MESAPDEANDSPAAYGSFTTGDGDVVIYDRDNPEAWLQSNYAVEVGAESERTSA; from the coding sequence ATGGAATCGGCACCGGACGAAGCGAACGACTCCCCAGCAGCGTACGGCAGTTTCACCACGGGCGACGGCGATGTCGTCATCTACGACCGGGACAACCCGGAGGCATGGCTCCAGTCGAACTATGCCGTCGAGGTCGGTGCCGAGTCGGAACGAACAAGCGCGTAA
- a CDS encoding AIR synthase family protein, with the protein MADLGKIDRAFFDEYVYPNLGADRDDVTLGPQHGVDFGVIGVGDRAVVMATDPVFLMPSLGFERAAWFAFHILMSDVAVSGLAPTHLSVDLNLPPQMTDDQFQVVWETFDAEATDLGVSVVTGHTGRYAGCNYPMVGGGTAVSVGDHDDLVRPDGAEVGDRVVVTKGPAIEATGLLSIQFESLMDGALDAETIDAATDRFYDMSPVRDALTAAAAGPVHAMHDATECGIYGGLYEMARAAGVGIELDRERVPIQPGVLEACEFFDIDPWVSISEGTLLAAVAPDGVDAVLDALEAEGIPAADAGVVTEGSGLVVDGEPTDHPGVDPFWGTFEEYMGKLDE; encoded by the coding sequence ATGGCAGACCTTGGCAAGATCGATCGCGCGTTCTTCGACGAGTATGTCTACCCGAACCTCGGTGCCGACCGCGATGACGTGACACTCGGTCCACAGCACGGCGTCGACTTCGGTGTGATCGGCGTCGGCGACAGGGCAGTAGTGATGGCGACCGATCCCGTCTTTCTCATGCCGTCGCTCGGCTTCGAACGGGCCGCCTGGTTCGCGTTCCACATCCTCATGAGCGACGTGGCCGTCTCCGGCCTGGCGCCGACCCATCTCTCGGTGGACCTGAACCTCCCGCCACAGATGACCGACGACCAGTTCCAGGTCGTCTGGGAGACGTTCGACGCGGAGGCGACCGACCTGGGCGTCTCGGTCGTCACGGGTCACACCGGCCGGTACGCCGGCTGTAACTACCCGATGGTCGGCGGCGGGACCGCGGTCTCGGTCGGGGACCACGACGACCTCGTCCGACCCGACGGCGCGGAAGTCGGCGACCGGGTCGTCGTCACGAAGGGGCCGGCCATCGAGGCGACCGGACTACTGTCGATCCAGTTCGAGTCGCTCATGGACGGAGCGCTGGACGCGGAGACGATCGACGCGGCGACCGACCGGTTCTACGACATGAGCCCGGTCAGGGACGCGCTGACGGCAGCCGCGGCCGGCCCGGTCCACGCGATGCACGACGCGACCGAGTGTGGCATCTACGGCGGGCTCTACGAGATGGCCCGTGCGGCCGGCGTCGGCATCGAACTGGACCGCGAACGCGTGCCGATCCAGCCCGGCGTGCTGGAGGCCTGCGAGTTCTTCGACATCGATCCCTGGGTCTCCATCAGCGAGGGGACGCTGCTGGCGGCCGTCGCGCCCGACGGTGTCGACGCCGTACTGGACGCACTCGAAGCCGAGGGCATCCCGGCCGCCGACGCCGGTGTCGTCACCGAGGGGTCGGGCCTGGTCGTCGACGGCGAGCCTACCGACCATCCCGGCGTCGACCCCTTCTGGGGGACCTTCGAGGAGTACATGGGGAAACTCGACGAGTGA
- a CDS encoding PGF-CTERM sorting domain-containing protein: MHRARRWTVAAGLTTLLVLVAFVPAAAATPDDTSHRAGAVAATPETRSANVSGLVDGEQIGSQEGNSAEQVADSDTITVLQSFNLTRNRSGSVAVRLSYTVPDRVRSLETTLPENATVTRAAGFTRVNGTTYEWDGESTTPVLSYRRNPNETINRSGPEGASGRYLGVDAGEWALFTRSPTPTEWTYVGTPPVTFERDMRTVGPGATGDWLVYLGDVETVERTANDQTIRLAVPERASMAESPEAVLSSLSNASNALRVGDRDERVFVLAAPTGENVTWGARGYQIGDADMWVKDTERLDTAENIWLHEYVHSRQAFRPTTQTRWLLEASAVYYAASLTLEQDRIDFDAYRSRLGAGSEPVYDGIILAAPSTWTDSANYYRGPLVAGRIDEQIRLATDDERTFQDTMRLLNGRTRAVTQASLLSTVERAGGQQARTLTAEYTESTATVGMWNESHHAAVFGQLPARIGYALPAMDNRSAYRVDGPYRVGPVGGNTPIQLVVGETLTVDAAVRNAGGTEGQYNATMDINGTTVTTDRGRIAPATSRTVSLAHTFVTPGRYTLSLDGDNVTVVVRRPARTEVTQVAVSSQTARAGEEVVVTATVTNTADIPATGRVVFTRDFEGVAERQVYLPARNSTELSAGVSLVEPGETLLAAGSADPVTVTVTPAATRAGTPTPTPPPPTTTSPNRTTGTDGPGFTVGLALLALTLGALVASRRRGD; the protein is encoded by the coding sequence ATGCACAGGGCGCGCCGGTGGACCGTCGCCGCCGGACTCACGACCCTGCTCGTTCTCGTGGCGTTCGTCCCGGCGGCCGCAGCGACACCGGACGATACGTCCCATCGAGCGGGGGCGGTCGCCGCTACGCCGGAGACGCGCAGCGCCAACGTCTCCGGCCTCGTCGACGGCGAACAGATCGGTTCCCAGGAAGGCAATAGCGCCGAACAGGTCGCCGACAGCGATACGATCACCGTCCTCCAGTCGTTCAACCTCACGCGCAACCGCTCTGGTAGCGTCGCCGTTCGGTTGTCCTACACGGTCCCCGACCGGGTCCGATCGCTGGAGACGACACTCCCCGAGAACGCGACGGTGACACGCGCAGCGGGCTTTACGCGGGTCAACGGGACGACGTACGAGTGGGACGGCGAGTCGACGACGCCGGTGCTTTCCTACCGGCGAAACCCCAACGAGACGATCAACCGATCCGGCCCCGAGGGCGCCAGCGGCCGATACCTCGGTGTCGACGCGGGCGAGTGGGCGCTGTTTACCCGCTCGCCGACGCCGACCGAGTGGACCTACGTCGGGACCCCGCCGGTGACCTTCGAACGGGACATGCGGACCGTCGGTCCGGGTGCGACCGGTGACTGGCTGGTGTACCTGGGCGACGTTGAGACGGTCGAGCGGACGGCAAACGACCAGACGATCAGACTGGCCGTCCCCGAGCGTGCCTCGATGGCGGAGTCGCCCGAAGCGGTGCTGTCGTCGCTGTCGAACGCCTCGAACGCGCTCCGGGTGGGCGACCGGGACGAGCGCGTGTTCGTCCTCGCGGCTCCGACCGGGGAGAACGTCACCTGGGGCGCCCGCGGCTATCAGATCGGCGACGCCGACATGTGGGTCAAAGACACCGAGCGGCTCGACACGGCCGAGAACATCTGGCTCCACGAGTACGTCCACAGCAGGCAAGCGTTCAGGCCGACCACACAGACCCGCTGGCTCCTCGAGGCCAGCGCCGTCTACTACGCCGCGTCGCTGACCCTGGAGCAAGACCGGATCGACTTCGACGCGTACCGGTCACGGCTCGGCGCCGGGTCCGAACCGGTCTACGACGGCATCATCCTGGCGGCGCCGTCGACCTGGACAGACAGCGCCAACTACTACCGCGGTCCGCTGGTGGCCGGACGCATCGACGAACAGATCCGCCTGGCGACCGACGACGAACGGACGTTTCAGGACACGATGCGGCTGTTGAACGGCCGGACCCGCGCGGTGACCCAGGCGAGTCTGCTGTCGACGGTCGAGCGGGCCGGGGGGCAACAGGCCCGCACTCTGACGGCCGAGTACACCGAGTCGACGGCGACCGTCGGGATGTGGAACGAGAGCCACCACGCCGCCGTCTTCGGACAGCTCCCGGCCCGTATCGGCTACGCCCTCCCCGCGATGGACAACCGCTCGGCGTACCGAGTCGACGGCCCGTATCGGGTCGGACCGGTCGGGGGGAACACACCGATCCAGTTGGTCGTCGGCGAGACGCTGACCGTCGACGCGGCCGTTCGCAACGCCGGCGGGACCGAAGGCCAGTACAACGCGACCATGGACATCAACGGGACCACGGTGACGACCGATCGGGGGCGGATCGCGCCGGCGACGAGCCGGACAGTCTCGCTCGCACACACGTTCGTGACGCCGGGGCGATACACGCTGAGTCTGGACGGCGACAACGTCACGGTCGTCGTTCGGCGGCCGGCCCGGACGGAAGTCACCCAGGTCGCGGTCAGTTCGCAGACCGCCCGCGCGGGCGAGGAAGTCGTCGTGACGGCGACGGTCACGAACACGGCCGACATCCCCGCCACGGGACGTGTCGTGTTCACCCGGGACTTCGAGGGGGTCGCGGAACGGCAGGTGTACCTCCCGGCCCGGAACAGCACGGAGCTGTCGGCCGGCGTCTCGCTCGTCGAGCCCGGCGAGACGCTGCTGGCGGCGGGAAGTGCCGATCCGGTGACGGTCACGGTCACGCCGGCGGCGACGCGGGCAGGCACCCCGACGCCGACACCGCCCCCGCCGACCACGACGAGTCCGAACCGGACGACCGGGACCGACGGCCCGGGGTTCACCGTCGGGCTCGCCCTCCTCGCGCTGACGCTCGGCGCCCTGGTGGCGTCCCGACGCCGGGGCGACTGA
- a CDS encoding low molecular weight phosphatase family protein has product MTDTEQFHVAFVCVQNAGRSQMSTAFAEQAVAERGLDGRVTVHTGGTDPADHVHEEVVTVMDELGIDLADREPREIPTAELNDCHLVVTMGCSTLSLDTDVEVRDWALDDPDGQDLDAVRAIRDDIRERIDGVFDDIEARLESAA; this is encoded by the coding sequence ATGACCGACACCGAGCAGTTCCACGTCGCGTTCGTCTGCGTGCAAAACGCCGGTCGCTCACAGATGTCGACTGCGTTCGCCGAGCAGGCCGTCGCGGAGCGCGGCCTCGACGGGCGTGTGACCGTCCACACGGGCGGAACCGACCCCGCCGACCACGTCCACGAGGAGGTCGTCACCGTGATGGACGAACTCGGCATCGACCTCGCGGACCGCGAGCCCCGTGAGATCCCGACCGCGGAGCTGAACGACTGCCATCTCGTGGTCACGATGGGCTGTTCGACGCTCTCGCTGGACACGGACGTGGAAGTCCGCGACTGGGCGCTCGACGATCCTGACGGCCAGGACCTCGACGCGGTGCGAGCCATCCGGGACGACATCCGCGAGCGGATCGACGGCGTGTTCGACGACATCGAAGCGCGGCTCGAATCGGCCGCCTGA
- the mutS gene encoding DNA mismatch repair protein MutS translates to MTEATGIVGEFLALKEETDADVLAMQCGDFYEFFDEDAELVAAELDLKISQKSSHGSSYPMAGVPVDDLTPYVSALVERGYRVAVADQHETADGHAREITRVVTPGTHIETGDDAAQYLATVVRDSAGAASGDTYGLAFADVTTGQFQVTQLDDAAPGDVLSELYTFAPAEILPGPDLRADDEFLELLGERTDATLTLHATEAFAPGRARHRVREQFGAETLESVGVADDDAAVAAAGAALSYVEETGVGTLAAVTRLQAYGARETVDLDATTQRNLELTETMQGDAAGSLFDTIDHTVTAAGGRLLRRWLQRPRRDRGELRRRQASVGALAQAAMAREAIRETLGDAYDLERLAARATSGSADARDLRAVQETLALLPEIADAVAETERLADSPLADALADADREAAASLADELDDALVDDPPGTVTQGGLFRRGYDDDLDELIDEHEATLEWLETLPDREKARTGITHLSVDRNKTDGYYIQVGNSETDQVPDEYEEIKTLKNSKRYTIPELEERERDVLRLEERRHDLEYEQFQALRERVADRATLLQDVGRALAEVDAFVSLATHAVANDWTRPELTDSRELAIEAGRHPVVEQTTEFVPNDLHMDDDRQFLIVTGPNMSGKSTYMRQAALLTLLAQVGSFVPARSATVGVVDGIYTRVGALDELAQGRSTFMVEMQELSNILHSATEESLVILDEVGRGTATFDGISIAWAASEYIANEVHAFTLFATHYHELTALGDSLPAVENVHVAADERDGDVTFLRTIREGPTNRSYGIHVADLAGVPDPVVARSQEVLDRLRDDKAIEVQGGSTGGTTQAVFDLSSGQFETGNEPVETDGSPELASTEEPDDTPLDDETRAVLDELRELDVNETPPVELMARVKQWQDDLEE, encoded by the coding sequence ATGACAGAGGCGACGGGTATCGTCGGGGAGTTCCTCGCGCTCAAAGAGGAGACCGACGCCGACGTGTTGGCGATGCAGTGTGGCGACTTCTACGAGTTCTTCGACGAGGACGCCGAACTGGTCGCGGCCGAACTCGACCTGAAGATCTCACAGAAGTCCTCGCACGGCTCCTCGTACCCGATGGCGGGCGTCCCGGTCGACGACCTCACGCCGTACGTCTCCGCGCTGGTCGAGCGGGGCTACCGCGTCGCCGTGGCAGACCAGCACGAGACCGCCGACGGCCACGCCCGGGAGATCACCCGCGTGGTGACGCCGGGCACCCACATCGAGACGGGCGACGACGCCGCCCAGTACCTCGCGACGGTCGTCCGGGACAGCGCCGGAGCGGCGTCCGGTGACACCTACGGCCTGGCCTTCGCCGACGTGACCACCGGCCAGTTCCAGGTGACACAGCTGGACGACGCGGCCCCCGGCGACGTGCTCTCGGAGCTGTACACCTTCGCGCCGGCCGAGATCCTCCCCGGGCCGGACCTGCGGGCCGACGACGAGTTCCTCGAACTGCTGGGCGAGCGGACCGACGCGACGCTGACCCTGCACGCGACGGAGGCGTTCGCGCCAGGGCGGGCCCGCCACCGGGTCCGCGAGCAGTTCGGTGCAGAGACCCTGGAGAGCGTCGGTGTCGCCGACGACGACGCGGCCGTCGCCGCCGCCGGCGCGGCGCTCTCCTACGTCGAGGAGACCGGCGTCGGCACGCTGGCGGCGGTCACGCGACTCCAGGCCTACGGCGCCCGCGAGACGGTCGATCTGGACGCGACGACCCAGCGCAACCTCGAACTCACCGAGACGATGCAGGGCGACGCCGCGGGGTCGCTGTTCGACACTATCGACCACACCGTCACCGCCGCGGGCGGGCGACTCCTCCGGCGCTGGCTCCAGCGGCCCCGCCGCGACCGCGGGGAACTCCGCCGCCGGCAAGCGAGCGTCGGTGCGCTGGCTCAGGCGGCGATGGCCCGCGAGGCGATCCGGGAGACGCTGGGCGACGCCTACGACCTCGAACGGCTCGCCGCGCGGGCCACCTCCGGGAGCGCCGACGCGCGGGACCTCCGGGCTGTCCAGGAGACGCTGGCGCTGTTGCCAGAGATCGCCGACGCCGTCGCGGAGACGGAGCGACTCGCCGACTCGCCCCTGGCGGACGCGCTGGCCGACGCCGACCGCGAGGCCGCGGCCAGCCTGGCGGACGAACTCGACGACGCGCTCGTCGACGATCCACCCGGAACCGTCACACAGGGCGGACTGTTCCGCCGGGGCTACGACGACGACCTCGACGAACTCATCGACGAGCACGAGGCGACCCTGGAGTGGCTGGAGACCCTGCCCGACCGCGAGAAAGCCCGCACGGGGATCACGCACCTCTCGGTCGACCGCAACAAGACCGACGGCTACTACATCCAGGTCGGGAACAGCGAGACCGACCAGGTCCCCGACGAGTACGAGGAGATCAAGACGCTGAAGAACTCCAAACGGTACACGATCCCGGAACTCGAAGAGAGAGAGCGGGACGTGCTCCGTCTGGAGGAGCGCCGGCACGACCTGGAGTACGAGCAGTTCCAGGCGCTTCGCGAGCGGGTGGCCGACCGCGCCACACTGTTGCAGGACGTGGGCCGGGCGCTGGCGGAGGTCGACGCGTTCGTCTCGCTGGCGACCCACGCCGTCGCGAACGACTGGACCCGCCCCGAACTGACCGACAGTCGGGAACTCGCCATCGAGGCCGGCCGGCACCCAGTCGTCGAGCAGACCACCGAGTTCGTCCCCAACGACCTCCACATGGACGACGACCGGCAGTTCCTGATCGTCACCGGGCCGAACATGAGCGGGAAGTCGACGTACATGCGCCAGGCAGCGCTGTTGACGCTGCTTGCCCAGGTGGGCAGTTTCGTCCCGGCTCGCTCGGCGACCGTCGGCGTCGTCGACGGCATCTACACCCGCGTCGGCGCACTGGACGAACTCGCACAGGGCCGGTCGACGTTCATGGTCGAGATGCAGGAGCTGTCGAACATCCTCCACTCGGCGACAGAGGAGTCGCTTGTCATCCTAGACGAGGTGGGCCGCGGGACTGCTACCTTCGACGGCATCTCGATCGCGTGGGCGGCCAGCGAGTACATCGCAAACGAGGTGCATGCGTTCACGCTCTTTGCCACTCACTACCACGAACTGACGGCCCTCGGCGACTCGCTTCCCGCCGTCGAGAACGTCCACGTGGCCGCCGACGAACGCGACGGCGACGTGACCTTCCTGCGGACTATCAGGGAGGGACCGACGAACCGCTCGTACGGCATCCACGTCGCCGATCTGGCCGGGGTCCCGGACCCCGTCGTCGCACGCTCACAGGAAGTCCTCGACAGACTCCGGGACGACAAGGCGATCGAGGTACAGGGCGGGTCGACCGGCGGGACGACGCAGGCTGTCTTCGACCTGTCGTCGGGGCAGTTCGAAACCGGGAACGAACCGGTCGAAACCGACGGAAGCCCCGAACTGGCTTCGACCGAGGAGCCCGACGATACGCCCCTCGACGACGAGACACGGGCCGTCCTGGACGAGTTACGGGAACTCGACGTGAACGAGACGCCGCCGGTCGAACTGATGGCGAGAGTCAAGCAGTGGCAGGACGACCTCGAGGAGTGA
- the mutL gene encoding DNA mismatch repair endonuclease MutL: MTDIQQLDERTVERIAAGEVVERPASVVKELVENAVDADAGRVEVAVEAGGTEGIRVSDDGVGMNRESVQRAVEQHTTSKISDIADLEAGVGTLGFRGEALHAIGAVARLTITTRPRGGDVGTELVVEGGEVTDVGPAGCPEGTTVAVEDLFYNVPARRKYLKQAATEFAHVNTVVTSYALANPDVAVSLSHDGRETFATTGQGDLRETVLSVYGSEVAQSMIEVDGVDLPDGPLDGVSGLVSHPETTRAGREYLSTYVNGRYVRAKTAHDAAIDAYGTQLAPDRYPFAVLFLDVPAGDVDVNVHPRKMEVRFADDEGVCEQVRTAVEDALLREGLLRSAAPRGRSQPEQTEITPGGTDAGDGETGSDPATDDTPVSGRTDTDPASTSDEVDTNDTPSSTGTGSEDTAASTGGTAESVGTGTASSGTDGPQASGTGASEPVATDEDGADGTETTARTDRRQTDPDRKFAGGHDQTRLGEAPETDHDRLPSMRILGQLHDTYVVAETDDGLVVIDQHAADERINYERLQATFDGETTTQALAEPVELELTAREAEVLADRTDALASLGFHTARTGERTVEVRTLPGVIADAAGPDIVRDVLGAFVEGADEAAATVEAAADELLGDLACYPSVTGNTSLAEGSVRDLLAALDDCENPYACPHGRPTVIEIDHTELEDRFERDYPGHGGRRD; the protein is encoded by the coding sequence ATGACTGACATCCAGCAACTCGACGAGCGGACCGTCGAACGCATCGCGGCCGGCGAGGTGGTCGAACGGCCCGCCTCCGTCGTGAAGGAACTGGTCGAGAACGCCGTCGACGCCGACGCCGGTCGTGTCGAGGTGGCCGTCGAGGCCGGCGGGACCGAGGGGATCAGGGTCAGCGACGACGGCGTCGGCATGAACCGGGAGTCGGTCCAGCGGGCCGTCGAGCAACACACGACCTCGAAGATCAGCGACATCGCCGACCTGGAGGCCGGGGTCGGGACGCTGGGCTTCCGCGGCGAGGCGCTGCACGCCATCGGCGCCGTCGCGCGGCTGACGATCACTACGCGACCGCGCGGGGGCGACGTGGGCACCGAACTCGTCGTCGAGGGCGGCGAGGTGACCGACGTGGGGCCGGCGGGCTGTCCAGAGGGGACGACCGTCGCCGTCGAGGACCTCTTCTACAACGTCCCGGCCCGCCGGAAGTACCTCAAGCAGGCCGCGACGGAGTTCGCCCACGTCAACACCGTCGTCACGAGCTACGCGCTGGCCAACCCCGACGTTGCGGTCTCGCTGTCCCACGACGGCCGCGAGACGTTCGCCACGACCGGCCAGGGCGACCTCCGGGAGACGGTCCTCTCGGTGTACGGCAGCGAGGTCGCCCAGTCGATGATCGAGGTCGACGGCGTGGACCTCCCCGACGGCCCCCTCGACGGCGTCTCGGGGCTCGTCTCGCACCCGGAGACCACGCGGGCCGGCCGCGAGTACCTCTCGACGTACGTCAACGGCCGGTACGTCCGGGCGAAGACGGCCCACGATGCCGCTATCGACGCCTACGGGACCCAACTGGCGCCGGATCGGTACCCCTTCGCCGTCCTCTTCCTGGACGTGCCGGCCGGCGATGTCGACGTGAACGTCCACCCCCGGAAGATGGAGGTCCGCTTCGCCGACGACGAGGGGGTCTGCGAGCAGGTCCGGACCGCCGTCGAGGACGCCCTGCTTCGGGAGGGGCTGTTGCGGTCGGCGGCCCCGCGTGGCCGCTCACAGCCCGAGCAGACCGAGATCACGCCCGGCGGGACCGACGCCGGCGACGGGGAGACGGGGAGCGATCCAGCGACGGACGACACCCCGGTTTCGGGTCGAACCGACACAGATCCGGCCTCGACTTCGGACGAGGTCGACACGAACGACACCCCGAGTTCGACTGGAACGGGGAGCGAGGACACGGCGGCGTCGACCGGGGGCACGGCCGAGTCTGTCGGTACGGGGACCGCTTCCAGTGGAACCGACGGCCCACAGGCCTCCGGCACCGGAGCGAGCGAACCGGTGGCGACCGACGAGGACGGTGCCGACGGCACCGAGACGACGGCGCGGACGGACCGCCGACAGACCGATCCCGACCGGAAGTTCGCCGGCGGCCACGACCAGACCCGACTCGGCGAGGCCCCCGAGACCGACCACGACCGGCTGCCGTCGATGCGGATTCTCGGCCAACTCCACGACACCTACGTCGTCGCCGAGACCGACGACGGGCTCGTGGTGATCGACCAGCACGCCGCCGACGAGCGGATCAACTACGAGCGGCTGCAGGCGACGTTCGACGGCGAGACCACCACGCAGGCGCTCGCCGAGCCGGTCGAACTAGAGTTGACGGCCCGGGAGGCCGAGGTGTTGGCCGACCGTACCGACGCGCTGGCGAGCCTGGGCTTTCACACCGCCCGAACTGGCGAGCGAACCGTCGAGGTGCGCACGCTACCGGGTGTCATCGCCGACGCCGCCGGCCCCGATATCGTCCGGGACGTGCTGGGCGCGTTCGTCGAGGGGGCCGACGAAGCCGCGGCGACCGTCGAGGCGGCGGCCGACGAACTGCTGGGCGACCTGGCCTGTTACCCGTCGGTGACCGGCAACACCTCGCTCGCGGAGGGATCGGTCCGGGACCTGCTCGCGGCGCTGGACGACTGTGAGAACCCCTACGCCTGTCCGCACGGCCGGCCGACGGTCATCGAGATCGACCACACGGAACTGGAAGACCGGTTCGAGCGGGACTACCCCGGTCACGGCGGCCGGCGGGACTGA